A genome region from candidate division WWE3 bacterium includes the following:
- a CDS encoding pitrilysin family protein has translation MFTLKDFSVTRHEAKLTNGTRVVLFERPGTPVAISAAFIAGSRFDPPGKEGLAHFLEHMLLAGTKNFPTKDKLAAYIEDLGGITSASTGHLALRVEVAVGDPIDVPSAIKVLSEEIINPLFNEKAIETERGAILRELASSKESPTKVLSRLAYRLIYQKTVEDHDTLGSEESIKSITKDDILNFYKEHLNASSLAIVVSGGVDLAKLTEILEKELPVASGSRPEFSANLPIFREKITDFSYFKGSNLNVEFDFRTVHHTHPDSRSLSILGSILGGGRTSALAKKLRYEKGLVYGVSARNGGFIDGGDFGISTHASKDNLQEVMDIIVTELKRMKDTGPTAEELQLVKNRLIKSKKMSMQTSGSWVDWHEYRTLYYPDSVWTIEDYFKEVSSVTSEEVREVASKYLTNNNWYLTITGDVDEAFLQSIKISL, from the coding sequence ATGTTTACTCTTAAAGACTTTAGCGTTACCCGTCACGAAGCCAAGCTTACAAATGGAACTCGCGTGGTCCTTTTTGAACGACCGGGAACGCCTGTCGCAATTTCCGCGGCTTTTATTGCCGGCTCTCGGTTTGATCCGCCAGGCAAAGAAGGGTTAGCACATTTCCTGGAGCACATGCTACTCGCTGGGACCAAAAACTTCCCTACAAAAGATAAACTAGCCGCTTACATCGAGGATCTGGGTGGTATCACTAGCGCCTCTACCGGTCATCTAGCTTTGCGGGTAGAAGTTGCAGTTGGAGATCCTATTGATGTTCCGTCGGCTATTAAGGTTTTATCTGAAGAAATAATTAACCCTTTATTTAACGAAAAGGCAATTGAAACGGAACGGGGAGCAATTCTTAGGGAATTGGCTTCTAGTAAAGAAAGCCCTACTAAAGTCTTAAGTAGACTGGCGTATCGCTTGATTTACCAAAAAACTGTTGAAGATCACGACACCCTTGGTTCTGAGGAATCTATTAAAAGTATTACTAAAGATGATATTTTAAATTTCTACAAAGAGCATCTTAATGCGTCATCTTTGGCAATTGTAGTCTCAGGTGGCGTAGACTTGGCAAAATTAACAGAAATACTAGAAAAAGAGCTACCTGTAGCTTCCGGAAGCAGGCCAGAGTTCTCAGCTAATTTACCGATCTTTAGGGAGAAGATAACTGATTTTTCGTATTTTAAAGGTAGTAATTTAAATGTTGAATTTGATTTTAGAACTGTACATCATACTCACCCCGATAGCCGATCGTTATCCATCTTGGGAAGTATCTTGGGCGGCGGCCGTACCAGTGCTCTGGCCAAAAAACTACGTTATGAAAAAGGTTTAGTTTACGGAGTTAGCGCTCGAAATGGCGGTTTTATAGATGGCGGAGACTTTGGTATTTCTACACACGCGTCGAAGGATAATTTGCAGGAAGTTATGGATATTATCGTTACTGAACTTAAACGGATGAAAGACACGGGACCAACTGCTGAGGAATTGCAGCTCGTAAAAAACCGTTTAATTAAATCTAAAAAGATGAGTATGCAAACATCGGGATCTTGGGTCGATTGGCATGAATACCGAACTCTTTATTATCCTGACAGTGTTTGGACAATCGAAGATTATTTTAAAGAGGTCAGTTCGGTTACTTCTGAAGAGGTAAGGGAAGTCGCTAGTAAATATTTAACAAATAATAACTGGTATCTAACTATAACCGGAGACGTTGACGAAGCATTTCTGCAAAGTATCAAAATATCGTTATAA
- a CDS encoding radical SAM protein: MQYRLRDGVYLVTGALRGAILDTGTEKVYSVNEQAVATLQYQVANEAYWLQLVSLDLAEVTEAARVNFLPEVVATRPEFVWFEITEDCNERCIHCYAGCSDPKTKALPKLTHLDWLRLVREAYEVGFRRCQFIGGEPFNYKGPKGETVLDLAEYAVQLGFEMVELFTNALLISKPATIARVKDLRLHVATSLYSSDPSVHDGITRIKGSQARTVQSLHLLHKAGVQTRVGIVVMRQNEHTIKETVALAKSLGASTKRPDILRPTGRGDDKSLLPSKTTFLEYAAQTSPNFKARSAILLHNRSGNACLQGKLAVTPSGEVYPCVFARDQVLGDVSAEGSLQEITNADQTRLVWESTKDSVLVCKDCEYRYVCNDCRPLAYAAANEQASFISAPPPRCGYNPYTGTWRGEF, encoded by the coding sequence ATGCAATACCGTTTAAGAGACGGGGTTTACTTGGTAACTGGGGCACTTAGAGGCGCCATTTTAGACACTGGGACCGAGAAGGTATATTCCGTCAACGAACAGGCGGTGGCCACCTTACAGTACCAAGTCGCAAACGAGGCTTACTGGCTTCAGTTAGTATCTTTGGATCTTGCGGAAGTTACAGAGGCTGCAAGGGTCAACTTCTTACCAGAAGTTGTTGCTACGAGGCCAGAGTTTGTGTGGTTTGAGATCACCGAAGACTGTAATGAACGCTGCATACATTGCTATGCTGGCTGCAGCGATCCAAAGACTAAGGCATTACCTAAACTTACTCACCTGGACTGGCTACGCCTGGTCCGAGAGGCCTACGAAGTTGGGTTTAGGCGCTGTCAGTTCATTGGTGGCGAACCCTTTAATTATAAGGGTCCTAAGGGCGAAACGGTCTTGGATCTAGCCGAATATGCGGTCCAATTGGGTTTTGAAATGGTAGAGCTGTTCACTAATGCTTTGCTAATCTCAAAACCAGCCACTATCGCTCGAGTCAAAGACTTGCGTCTACATGTTGCAACTTCGTTATATTCTAGCGACCCCTCGGTTCACGATGGTATCACTAGAATAAAAGGTAGCCAGGCAAGAACCGTACAAAGCTTGCACCTTCTGCACAAAGCTGGGGTCCAAACGAGAGTAGGAATCGTGGTAATGCGGCAAAACGAGCACACGATTAAAGAAACTGTGGCGTTGGCTAAGAGCTTGGGAGCTAGTACCAAGAGACCGGATATTCTCCGACCAACTGGAAGAGGAGATGACAAATCTTTGTTACCTTCCAAAACCACGTTTCTTGAGTATGCCGCGCAAACCAGCCCTAACTTTAAGGCTAGATCAGCTATTCTGCTTCACAATCGTAGCGGTAACGCTTGCCTACAAGGAAAGTTAGCAGTAACTCCAAGCGGTGAGGTTTATCCTTGCGTCTTTGCTCGGGACCAGGTTCTTGGTGATGTTTCTGCCGAAGGTTCGTTACAAGAAATCACGAACGCTGACCAGACAAGGTTAGTCTGGGAAAGCACCAAGGATAGTGTGCTGGTTTGCAAAGATTGCGAGTATCGCTATGTTTGTAACGATTGTCGGCCGCTAGCTTATGCAGCTGCAAACGAGCAGGCATCGTTTATTAGCGCACCGCCACCACGATGCGGGTATAATCCGTATACTGGCACGTGGAGAGGTGAATTTTAG
- a CDS encoding PIF1 family DEAD/DEAH box helicase: MTQEEAFKILKTGDNVFLTGKAGSGKTYLLNQYIDYLKQNNVAVGVTASTGIAATHMEGLTIHSWAGIGIKDSMTDDEIRLLLFKDRLQDRFARTKVLIIDEISMLHSYRLDLVDRVAKMFRASPQSFGGLQVILCGDFFQLPPVSRNANPADFFAFKAQSWEDSDLRVCYLETQYRQTDKTYSSLLNDIRDNKVNEETIETLRPRYQAEMKDPAITKLYTHNADVDAINNLKLSQLRGEAKHFLMQSSGEPKLVDSLKQNCLAPEDLVLKKGAVVMFLKNNFERGYVNGTLGTILEFEAGGYPVVKTRNGEQIEAVPESWRIEDEHEILAEIDQIPLRLAWAITVHKSQGMSLDAAEVDLSKSFEPGMGYVALSRIRTLAGLRLMGLNETALKVNQEVLAIDQEFLSRSQKEAIALKKTSSEELKHSHNLFLNKSSVTQPPKSFDIKDLKKKGKKKTSPVASWLNKIGL, from the coding sequence ATGACTCAAGAAGAAGCTTTTAAGATTCTCAAGACCGGTGATAACGTCTTTTTAACCGGTAAAGCTGGCAGTGGGAAGACGTATCTTCTGAATCAGTACATTGATTATTTAAAACAGAACAATGTAGCGGTTGGCGTAACGGCCTCTACCGGCATTGCGGCGACCCATATGGAAGGGCTGACTATTCACTCGTGGGCTGGGATCGGAATTAAAGACAGCATGACCGATGACGAAATTAGATTACTGCTTTTTAAGGATCGGCTGCAGGATCGATTTGCCAGGACGAAAGTCTTAATTATCGATGAAATTTCGATGCTCCACAGCTACCGACTGGATTTGGTCGACCGCGTGGCGAAGATGTTTAGAGCGAGTCCACAATCATTCGGCGGCTTACAGGTAATTCTTTGTGGTGACTTTTTTCAGTTACCACCGGTTAGTAGGAACGCCAACCCAGCTGACTTTTTCGCTTTTAAAGCCCAGTCTTGGGAGGATTCAGATCTGCGAGTCTGTTATTTGGAAACCCAGTATCGACAAACTGACAAAACCTATAGCAGCCTACTTAACGATATTAGAGATAATAAAGTAAACGAGGAGACAATTGAAACACTACGTCCTCGCTACCAAGCCGAGATGAAAGATCCTGCGATTACCAAACTATATACTCATAACGCTGATGTGGATGCCATTAATAACCTAAAATTGTCGCAACTGAGGGGGGAAGCGAAGCATTTTTTAATGCAAAGTAGTGGCGAACCGAAGTTAGTTGATTCTCTAAAACAAAACTGTTTGGCTCCGGAAGACTTGGTTCTTAAGAAAGGCGCAGTTGTGATGTTTTTAAAGAATAACTTTGAGCGGGGCTACGTAAACGGCACACTGGGAACGATTTTAGAGTTTGAGGCAGGGGGCTACCCGGTTGTTAAAACCAGAAACGGCGAGCAGATAGAAGCGGTGCCTGAAAGCTGGCGGATCGAAGACGAACACGAAATACTGGCCGAAATTGATCAGATTCCGCTCCGTTTAGCCTGGGCTATCACGGTTCACAAAAGTCAGGGAATGAGTTTAGATGCCGCCGAAGTTGATTTGTCTAAATCCTTTGAGCCGGGCATGGGCTACGTGGCCTTGTCGCGAATCCGAACTCTGGCGGGACTACGTTTAATGGGCTTAAATGAAACGGCTCTCAAAGTGAACCAAGAGGTCCTAGCAATTGACCAAGAATTTCTAAGCCGTTCACAAAAAGAGGCGATAGCACTAAAGAAGACATCATCAGAGGAACTAAAACACTCCCACAACCTCTTTTTAAATAAATCTTCCGTCACTCAGCCTCCGAAGTCTTTCGATATTAAAGACTTAAAGAAAAAAGGTAAGAAAAAAACCAGTCCCGTAGCTTCTTGGCTAAATAAAATTGGCTTGTGA
- a CDS encoding NUDIX hydrolase gives MNNITIVCRALIIDNNKGVLLVKKTGSDFWSLPGGKLDTQDSSLQDCLKRELQEELGTQIKIEAIHFVQELHKEDTRYVELIWQAALEINLSLQDIQKTSNGELDGIRWVSQSELRSTNVKPDFLKELTL, from the coding sequence ATGAATAATATCACGATTGTTTGCCGAGCATTAATCATTGATAACAATAAAGGGGTTTTGCTTGTTAAAAAAACCGGTTCTGATTTCTGGAGTTTACCGGGCGGAAAGTTAGACACGCAGGACTCAAGTTTGCAAGATTGTTTAAAGCGGGAACTGCAGGAAGAATTAGGCACTCAAATTAAAATTGAGGCTATTCACTTTGTTCAGGAATTACACAAGGAGGATACGCGATATGTTGAACTGATCTGGCAAGCAGCACTGGAAATCAATTTAAGCCTTCAGGACATTCAAAAGACTTCGAACGGTGAGTTGGATGGTATTCGGTGGGTTTCGCAGAGTGAGTTACGCAGTACTAATGTCAAACCAGACTTCTTAAAGGAACTCACGCTATAA
- a CDS encoding radical SAM protein: MYCFIVKATTDCNIGCGYCYQRDFGQSAELLSVSDAKRLITQAAEVSFPRVNLIWHGEEPLLLGLDFYRDVFSFGQTISSKVHQVVQTNATLLDKDWAQLFAEYGISVGVSLDGPKSIHNRQRTGKEGQETFEQVLEGMQLLKEHNVPFGTLSVVTPAGLDQASEIYHFLVETGLTSFDFLGSSKEVTLRQFAEFMFEVFLIWTKEDNPNIHIRQLENVVMALLGGQPSLCRFNGSCADYLTVLSNGDVYPCDNLLGFPEFRFGNIHESHLNEILASSQRQGFLATVAAQRERCKTCQYWRYCFGGCTAERLLNGDKEFCGARRFLIGKIRQQLQGLL, encoded by the coding sequence ATGTATTGCTTTATTGTTAAAGCTACAACCGACTGCAATATCGGCTGTGGGTACTGCTATCAAAGGGATTTTGGCCAATCAGCAGAGCTGCTCAGTGTTTCAGACGCTAAAAGGCTGATTACTCAAGCAGCGGAAGTATCGTTTCCCAGAGTTAATCTAATTTGGCACGGTGAGGAACCCCTCTTGCTTGGTTTAGACTTCTACCGTGATGTCTTTAGCTTTGGCCAAACGATTTCATCCAAAGTTCATCAAGTAGTTCAAACCAATGCTACTCTGCTGGATAAAGATTGGGCCCAGCTTTTCGCGGAGTACGGAATTTCCGTTGGTGTAAGCCTAGATGGTCCAAAAAGTATCCATAATCGACAGAGAACTGGTAAAGAAGGTCAAGAAACATTTGAGCAGGTGTTAGAAGGAATGCAACTCCTAAAGGAGCATAACGTTCCTTTCGGCACTTTGTCGGTAGTAACGCCGGCAGGTCTCGATCAAGCCTCGGAAATTTACCACTTTCTGGTAGAAACGGGATTAACTTCTTTTGACTTCCTTGGCTCATCAAAAGAGGTCACCTTGCGGCAGTTTGCTGAGTTTATGTTTGAGGTTTTTCTAATTTGGACGAAGGAAGACAATCCAAACATCCACATTAGGCAACTGGAGAACGTAGTAATGGCACTTCTAGGTGGTCAACCATCACTGTGTAGATTTAACGGTTCTTGCGCCGATTACCTAACAGTTTTATCAAATGGCGATGTGTACCCTTGTGATAACCTGCTGGGGTTTCCTGAATTTCGTTTTGGAAACATTCACGAAAGTCACCTAAACGAGATCCTGGCAAGTTCCCAAAGACAGGGATTTTTAGCAACAGTTGCGGCTCAACGGGAAAGATGCAAAACTTGTCAATATTGGCGTTACTGTTTCGGAGGTTGTACGGCAGAGAGGCTACTTAACGGAGATAAGGAGTTTTGTGGCGCCCGGAGATTCCTAATTGGGAAGATTCGACAACAGTTACAAGGGCTTCTTTAG
- a CDS encoding DUF192 domain-containing protein has translation MKVTNQTRGTVVADQVYEARGLIERAFGLLNPKLPRFLFIRTRLGIHTFGLSAAIDVVIMNDSGQIVAMTEILKPWRVYLWNPKYDRVLELPSGAIKASKSRVGDTLVLE, from the coding sequence ATGAAAGTAACCAACCAAACTCGCGGCACTGTTGTCGCTGACCAGGTCTATGAGGCCAGAGGCTTGATTGAGAGAGCCTTTGGTTTACTCAACCCAAAACTACCAAGATTCCTATTTATTAGGACTAGGTTGGGAATTCACACTTTTGGCTTGTCAGCGGCGATTGATGTAGTAATAATGAATGATAGTGGTCAAATCGTCGCTATGACAGAAATTCTTAAACCCTGGCGCGTCTATTTATGGAATCCCAAGTATGACCGCGTCCTCGAGCTTCCTAGTGGCGCGATTAAAGCCTCTAAATCTAGAGTCGGCGACACTCTGGTGTTAGAATAG
- a CDS encoding M48 family metallopeptidase, whose product MDIKIEINEQLKIIKIKHNHFSRSIRLAVCGVDDIVLTCPKRTSQKVIDQALAQWQGYIEDKLAELSKKASLSPFGTESDYRIKKPHAKREIIARLTELNVNNQFVFNKVAIRNPKTRWGSCSHSKTLSFSYKVAFLAPELRDYVIIHELCHLKVFNHSPEFWTQVSNFLPNYKVLRRRLKNEDL is encoded by the coding sequence ATGGACATAAAGATTGAAATTAACGAACAGCTTAAAATTATAAAAATCAAACATAATCATTTTTCCCGCTCAATCAGGCTGGCTGTTTGCGGAGTTGACGACATAGTACTTACCTGCCCTAAGAGAACCAGTCAAAAAGTCATCGATCAGGCTTTAGCTCAGTGGCAAGGTTACATTGAAGATAAGCTTGCTGAACTGTCAAAGAAGGCGTCACTAAGTCCATTTGGAACAGAGTCTGATTACAGAATCAAGAAGCCCCACGCTAAAAGAGAAATTATTGCGAGACTTACAGAGCTGAATGTAAATAATCAGTTTGTGTTTAACAAGGTAGCTATTAGAAATCCGAAGACTCGTTGGGGCAGTTGCTCTCACAGTAAAACTCTTAGTTTTAGTTACAAAGTTGCTTTTTTAGCCCCCGAACTTCGTGATTACGTAATCATCCACGAACTCTGCCACCTTAAAGTATTTAATCACTCGCCGGAATTTTGGACGCAAGTTAGCAATTTTCTTCCCAATTATAAAGTGCTTCGCCGTCGTTTGAAGAATGAAGATTTATGA
- a CDS encoding histidine phosphatase family protein has translation MTTFYFIRHGNAYDAHGEQTPESHLNPTGIRQAEVLKSYLKDGRFDSVLVSPFNRALDTCKISAPTSSPKPQIIKELIEVGSGMWPAPTDSAVPQVLEDEFDAVKKEVANFLKEAVAKYEGQEVLIFTHGNRIRAIISVTLGLDARAQSHLYIDFVSITKIRYDSSGFPTILSVSETPGKTVANLIE, from the coding sequence ATGACTACTTTTTATTTTATCCGTCATGGAAATGCTTATGATGCTCATGGTGAGCAGACCCCAGAAAGTCATTTAAACCCCACCGGTATTCGGCAGGCAGAAGTTCTAAAAAGTTATTTGAAAGACGGTCGTTTTGACAGCGTTTTGGTGAGTCCCTTTAATCGCGCCTTAGATACTTGTAAAATCTCTGCTCCAACGTCGTCTCCTAAACCCCAGATCATAAAGGAACTGATTGAAGTTGGTTCTGGTATGTGGCCCGCTCCAACTGACTCCGCTGTACCTCAGGTTTTAGAAGATGAGTTTGATGCCGTTAAAAAAGAGGTTGCAAATTTTTTAAAAGAAGCCGTAGCTAAATACGAGGGGCAAGAAGTTCTAATTTTTACACATGGTAATCGAATTCGGGCTATCATCTCGGTCACTTTAGGACTTGATGCCAGGGCGCAATCGCATTTATACATTGATTTCGTTTCGATCACCAAAATCCGTTACGATAGCTCAGGCTTCCCCACTATTCTCTCGGTATCAGAAACGCCTGGCAAGACCGTCGCTAACTTGATAGAATGA
- the trxA gene encoding thioredoxin, giving the protein MTELNDQLFASEVTQSKGITLVDFWAPWCGPCKRLGPLLEEIAKEYEPTVKFTKFNVDDGRNTSDSFEILSIPTVIIFKDGVPGMRIEGAMTKKDYTDALDQALGSSATKASDNLDVNTTIPIIFTTSTCSWCAKLKDYLKSRNVEYKEINVGENEAAATQMTDKSNHMGVPQMWYKGEVIVGYDEAQLQELFGK; this is encoded by the coding sequence ATGACAGAATTAAACGACCAGCTTTTCGCTTCCGAAGTTACTCAAAGCAAAGGTATTACCCTAGTAGATTTTTGGGCCCCTTGGTGTGGCCCCTGCAAAAGGCTTGGGCCTTTATTAGAAGAAATCGCTAAGGAGTATGAACCAACGGTAAAATTTACGAAGTTTAATGTCGATGATGGCCGAAATACCAGCGATAGTTTCGAAATTTTGTCAATTCCGACTGTAATTATTTTTAAAGACGGTGTACCTGGAATGAGAATTGAGGGGGCGATGACTAAAAAAGATTACACTGACGCCTTAGATCAAGCTTTAGGGTCATCTGCTACCAAAGCTAGCGATAATCTTGACGTAAATACTACCATACCTATTATTTTTACCACTTCTACCTGTTCGTGGTGTGCCAAACTTAAAGATTACTTAAAGTCTAGAAATGTTGAGTATAAAGAAATTAACGTTGGTGAAAATGAGGCGGCCGCGACTCAAATGACCGATAAAAGCAATCACATGGGCGTTCCCCAGATGTGGTATAAGGGAGAAGTAATCGTTGGTTACGACGAAGCCCAACTCCAAGAACTCTTCGGTAAATAA
- a CDS encoding MFS transporter: protein MVNYLRNRPLWVIYLTIFVDMLGVGILIPVIPILLADPSSKFYILPSNFHLTQGYIILGLLAASYPIAQFIAAPILGQLSDRFGRKPVLLISLIGTVISYLLFALGLWIKNIPLLFVSRIFDGTTGGNVSVAQAAIADLTPTSERSKYFGLAGAALGVGFIMGAFIGGKFSDSAVIPWFSPIVPFLAAAILSMINVLSVIYMFKETLFAKKTALKIRITESLENLTKAINMEHLRVLFFSYFLLQCGFTFFTTFFSISLIQRFNFTQSAIGDFFALAGVCIAVFQILLIPRIFKRFDERIVLKYSLIGTGIAIMMYFLPKYHWQLFLITPIFALFDGLSQTGVNSLISKSAKPEMQGSVLGISTSISAVASAFPPILSGYIAARLTASAPIFVSALVTIGAGLVFIVWYRPQTIKNR, encoded by the coding sequence ATGGTAAATTACCTGCGAAACAGACCCCTATGGGTCATTTATCTAACTATCTTTGTGGACATGCTGGGGGTGGGAATTTTAATTCCAGTAATTCCAATTCTCCTGGCCGACCCAAGCTCTAAATTTTACATACTTCCCAGTAATTTTCATTTGACTCAAGGCTACATAATCCTCGGACTCCTTGCAGCGTCCTACCCAATCGCTCAATTCATTGCCGCCCCAATACTCGGGCAATTGTCGGATCGCTTTGGCCGCAAACCAGTCCTCCTTATTTCGCTAATTGGCACTGTAATTTCCTACTTATTATTCGCACTAGGTTTATGGATTAAAAATATCCCGCTATTATTTGTTTCTAGAATTTTCGACGGCACTACCGGTGGTAATGTGTCTGTGGCGCAAGCCGCCATTGCTGATTTAACACCAACTTCGGAACGTTCTAAATATTTTGGCTTAGCGGGGGCAGCCCTTGGCGTGGGGTTTATTATGGGTGCCTTTATTGGTGGCAAATTTTCCGATTCAGCAGTAATTCCTTGGTTTAGCCCAATTGTGCCGTTTTTAGCAGCCGCTATCTTAAGTATGATTAATGTGCTTTCGGTAATTTATATGTTTAAAGAAACATTATTTGCTAAAAAAACTGCTCTAAAAATTCGCATTACAGAATCATTAGAAAATCTAACTAAAGCCATTAATATGGAACATTTGCGAGTTCTATTCTTTTCATACTTTTTACTACAATGCGGTTTTACATTCTTTACGACTTTTTTTAGTATTTCTCTTATTCAACGATTTAATTTTACTCAAAGCGCCATTGGAGACTTTTTTGCCCTGGCCGGAGTCTGCATTGCTGTTTTTCAGATATTACTAATTCCCCGAATATTTAAGCGCTTTGATGAGCGAATAGTTTTAAAATACAGTTTGATTGGCACCGGAATTGCGATAATGATGTACTTTTTACCAAAGTATCACTGGCAATTATTTCTAATAACTCCCATTTTCGCTCTTTTTGACGGTCTTTCTCAGACTGGGGTTAATAGTTTGATTAGTAAATCTGCAAAGCCGGAGATGCAGGGGAGTGTTCTTGGAATCTCCACCAGCATTTCGGCCGTCGCCTCGGCCTTCCCGCCGATCCTGTCCGGCTATATTGCCGCCAGGTTGACCGCTTCAGCTCCAATATTTGTTTCGGCCCTGGTTACTATTGGGGCCGGCTTAGTATTTATTGTTTGGTACCGACCGCAAACCATTAAAAACCGCTAA
- the bcp gene encoding thioredoxin-dependent thiol peroxidase, with amino-acid sequence MLSINTKAPQFSASDQTGTVRNLSDYLGKWVVLYFYPKDDTPGCTKEACSLQDSYTELEKLGAVIIGVSKDSIASHQKFAAKYHLKFPLLADETKEIINKYEAWGSKKFMGKEYEGTLRITYLIDTTGVIRKAYLKVNPLTHVSEIIIDLKSLL; translated from the coding sequence ATGTTGTCAATTAACACCAAAGCCCCACAATTTAGCGCCTCGGATCAAACTGGAACAGTTAGGAATTTGTCTGACTACCTAGGCAAATGGGTCGTCCTCTATTTTTATCCTAAAGACGACACCCCAGGTTGTACTAAAGAGGCCTGCAGCTTGCAAGATAGTTATACTGAACTTGAAAAACTGGGAGCAGTCATCATTGGTGTTTCTAAAGATTCTATAGCTTCTCATCAAAAATTCGCCGCTAAATATCATCTTAAATTTCCACTTCTGGCTGACGAGACAAAAGAGATTATTAACAAATACGAAGCTTGGGGAAGCAAGAAATTTATGGGGAAAGAATACGAAGGAACACTAAGAATCACCTATTTAATTGACACAACTGGAGTCATTCGTAAAGCTTACCTCAAAGTTAATCCTCTTACCCACGTCTCAGAAATCATAATTGACCTCAAAAGTCTTCTATAA